A single window of Pontibacillus chungwhensis DNA harbors:
- a CDS encoding HEAT repeat domain-containing protein, which translates to MTITLAWVALFVILLALLLTGLLLFLLAQKGRTIRYEERKKEYKRKLKPVVQQVVISGEEGHSSLIQHDRIVYEALSELLEEITTTLKDSSVKMRVNSFAQWTMTDYYKRLLAHRRFSLRMNALYQIEDFKIQSFHEELWQRYKQKRYKNTAEHYQIVRTLSALHSDELVYDLLGEHHPYPKFLYKEIFRRLLQVDFERFLDQFDSLPVPLQQAVVEWIGEMKDYSRIPFLEVRLSEASFELRMSLLKVLESFGYVSNHDVILALKTSDHFQERMMVARIARVTEKERYKSVLVDLLSDSNWFVRQAAGEALTVYNDGDMILSHVFETSVDPYARDMAHQWLESEGAAWKS; encoded by the coding sequence ATGACTATAACGCTTGCCTGGGTGGCGCTTTTTGTAATCTTACTTGCGCTATTGTTAACAGGCTTACTCTTGTTCCTTCTCGCCCAAAAGGGAAGAACGATACGGTACGAAGAGAGGAAAAAAGAGTATAAGAGAAAATTAAAGCCGGTTGTTCAACAAGTGGTCATCTCAGGGGAAGAAGGCCATTCGAGTCTCATTCAACATGACCGGATCGTGTATGAAGCCCTATCTGAATTACTAGAAGAAATCACGACAACGCTTAAAGATTCCTCTGTCAAAATGCGTGTGAACTCATTTGCTCAATGGACAATGACGGACTATTATAAACGTTTGCTTGCTCATCGACGCTTCAGTTTACGAATGAATGCTCTTTACCAAATAGAAGATTTTAAAATTCAAAGCTTTCACGAAGAGTTGTGGCAACGGTATAAACAAAAGCGTTATAAAAACACGGCTGAACATTATCAGATTGTCCGAACGCTTAGTGCTCTTCATTCAGATGAATTGGTTTATGATCTTCTCGGGGAGCATCATCCATATCCGAAGTTCCTGTATAAAGAGATCTTCAGGAGGCTTCTACAAGTTGATTTCGAGCGCTTTTTAGATCAATTTGATTCTCTCCCTGTTCCTCTTCAGCAAGCTGTTGTGGAGTGGATTGGAGAGATGAAGGATTACAGTCGAATTCCATTTTTGGAAGTGCGCCTGTCAGAGGCCTCATTTGAACTTCGGATGAGTCTGTTAAAAGTTCTTGAATCGTTTGGTTACGTCTCGAATCATGATGTGATCCTTGCGTTGAAAACCTCAGACCATTTTCAGGAGCGTATGATGGTTGCGCGGATTGCAAGAGTGACCGAGAAAGAACGGTATAAGTCCGTCCTTGTGGATCTGTTGTCTGATTCTAACTGGTTTGTTCGACAAGCTGCGGGGGAGGCACTTACCGTTTATAATGACGGGGATATGATTTTGTCCCATGTGTTTGAAACGAGTGTTGATCCATACGCCCGGGATATGGCTCATCAGTGGTTAGAAAGTGAGGGAGCTGCATGGAAATCATAG
- a CDS encoding LacI family DNA-binding transcriptional regulator, which translates to MANIRDVAKQAEVSVTTVSRVLNQHPYVTEEKRVAVERAMEELGYFQNINAIHLSTGETRLIGVVIPYINHSYFSTLLKGIADQALVQGYNLVFYQTNYMKEEEHKAFEALKQKQVDALLILSRASEWEAIESYQSFGSIVVCETASHETIPCVSVDHYEAFRFGMRYMVDQGHQKIGYCIGRRNGTNSKLREKAYCEELERIGQPFREEWIFNGCLTIEDGKRVVSEYAALNEKPSALLITSDQVAAGFMMEAQKQQIQIPNNVAILGFDNHPIAEALDLTTIHLPLHEVGVNLVEKVVKKDKTSTIYPFELVERGSV; encoded by the coding sequence ATGGCGAATATACGAGATGTGGCGAAACAGGCTGAAGTGTCGGTAACGACGGTGTCCCGGGTATTGAATCAGCACCCCTACGTCACAGAGGAGAAGCGGGTGGCGGTGGAGAGGGCCATGGAGGAACTTGGCTATTTCCAAAACATTAATGCCATTCATTTATCTACTGGTGAAACGAGACTGATTGGGGTTGTGATTCCATACATTAATCATTCTTATTTCTCCACGCTGCTGAAGGGGATTGCGGATCAGGCGCTTGTACAGGGGTATAATCTCGTTTTTTATCAGACGAACTACATGAAGGAAGAAGAGCATAAGGCTTTTGAAGCGTTAAAGCAGAAGCAAGTGGATGCGTTACTCATTCTTTCTCGCGCGAGTGAATGGGAAGCGATCGAATCCTATCAATCTTTTGGATCTATTGTTGTATGTGAAACAGCTTCTCATGAGACGATTCCATGTGTCTCAGTTGATCACTATGAAGCCTTTCGCTTTGGTATGCGCTACATGGTGGATCAGGGTCATCAGAAAATCGGGTATTGTATTGGACGTAGAAATGGAACAAATAGTAAGCTAAGAGAGAAAGCTTATTGTGAGGAACTGGAAAGGATCGGACAGCCTTTTCGTGAAGAGTGGATTTTTAATGGTTGTTTAACGATTGAAGATGGGAAGCGGGTCGTGAGTGAATATGCGGCGCTTAACGAGAAACCATCCGCCTTACTTATTACAAGTGATCAGGTGGCTGCTGGATTTATGATGGAGGCCCAGAAGCAGCAAATTCAGATTCCTAATAATGTGGCTATTCTTGGATTTGACAACCATCCTATTGCGGAAGCGCTTGACCTGACTACGATTCATTTGCCCCTTCATGAGGTTGGGGTGAATCTTGTTGAGAAAGTCGTGAAGAAAGACAAGACGTCAACGATCTATCCATTTGAACTGGTCGAACGGGGAAGTGTGTAA
- a CDS encoding aldo/keto reductase — translation MIMNSLQDTIKLNNGVDMPRLGLGVFKVEDGDEVINSVKWALEHGYRSIDTAAAYKNEEGVGKALKESGLSRDEIFVTSKLWNSDQGYEETLQAFETSLEKLGLEYLDLYLIHWPVEGKYKESWKAMEKLYHDGKIRAIGVSNFHPHHLDDLLKDAEVTPVIDQVELHPKLSQQEVRDYCAKHDIVVEAWSPLMQGQILEEPVIKELADKYNKTAAQIVIRWDLQIGIVTIPKSTKQHRIQENADVFDFELTDEEVVKISALNENHRVGPDPDNFDF, via the coding sequence ATAATCATGAACAGTTTACAAGATACGATCAAGCTTAATAATGGTGTAGACATGCCTCGGTTAGGATTAGGCGTATTTAAAGTAGAAGATGGCGATGAAGTCATCAATTCAGTTAAGTGGGCCTTAGAACACGGCTATCGCAGCATTGATACAGCAGCTGCCTACAAGAATGAGGAAGGCGTAGGAAAAGCGCTGAAAGAATCCGGACTAAGCCGTGATGAGATTTTTGTAACGTCTAAGCTTTGGAACTCTGACCAAGGTTATGAGGAAACGTTGCAAGCATTTGAAACAAGCCTCGAGAAGCTAGGCCTTGAGTATTTAGATCTTTATTTAATTCACTGGCCAGTTGAAGGCAAATATAAAGAATCTTGGAAAGCGATGGAGAAGCTTTACCATGACGGTAAAATCCGTGCGATTGGTGTAAGTAACTTCCATCCTCATCACTTAGATGATTTATTAAAAGATGCAGAAGTGACACCGGTGATCGACCAGGTAGAACTTCATCCGAAACTTTCTCAACAGGAAGTTCGTGACTACTGTGCCAAGCATGATATTGTAGTGGAAGCATGGAGTCCCCTTATGCAAGGGCAAATCTTAGAAGAACCTGTAATTAAAGAGTTAGCTGATAAATATAATAAAACAGCTGCTCAAATCGTGATTCGTTGGGATCTTCAAATTGGTATTGTTACCATTCCAAAATCAACGAAACAACATCGCATTCAAGAAAACGCCGATGTGTTCGATTTTGAATTAACAGATGAAGAAGTCGTGAAGATCAGCGCGTTAAACGAAAATCACCGCGTCGGTCCAGACCCGGACAACTTCGATTTCTAA
- a CDS encoding sugar isomerase domain-containing protein, producing MSYLKQLIDNLSYIEEKDRDHLLHLAGQIADRLERGGIIQLFGSGHSSLLAQEPYYRAGGLVPVKPVLVDELLLHNGALQSSERERDPAFGDTFIKDLDIREEDVVIVISTSGRNPVPIEVTLEANRRGAFTIGLQSLSYQETQSSRHESGKRLEEVVDAVLDTRVPVGDAILQEEGIDQPFGPTSTAVGAALIHEVFTRVVVEMKKRGNTPPIFKSGNVEGASDHNERLIEVYRERIDF from the coding sequence ATGTCGTACTTGAAACAGCTCATAGACAATCTTTCTTATATTGAAGAAAAAGATCGGGATCATTTGCTTCATTTAGCGGGACAAATAGCCGACCGCCTAGAGCGAGGAGGTATTATTCAGCTATTCGGAAGTGGCCACTCGAGTCTGCTAGCCCAGGAACCGTATTACCGGGCAGGCGGGCTTGTGCCGGTCAAACCGGTTTTAGTGGATGAACTTCTGCTTCATAATGGTGCCCTTCAGTCGTCAGAGCGGGAGCGGGATCCGGCTTTTGGAGATACGTTCATTAAGGATTTGGATATACGAGAAGAGGACGTCGTTATCGTGATCTCAACGTCCGGACGTAATCCTGTTCCGATCGAAGTCACGTTGGAAGCAAACCGTCGCGGTGCTTTCACAATAGGGCTTCAATCCCTCTCTTATCAAGAAACTCAGAGTTCCCGTCATGAGAGTGGCAAGCGCCTCGAGGAAGTAGTGGATGCGGTTCTCGACACCCGTGTCCCTGTCGGCGATGCGATATTACAAGAAGAGGGCATCGACCAGCCCTTTGGCCCAACGTCAACCGCCGTCGGTGCAGCGCTCATTCATGAAGTGTTTACAAGAGTCGTTGTAGAGATGAAAAAACGAGGCAACACCCCGCCTATTTTCAAGAGTGGGAATGTAGAAGGGGCAAGTGATCATAATGAGCGTCTGATTGAGGTCTATCGGGAACGAATTGATTTTTAG